Below is a window of Halomicrobium mukohataei DSM 12286 DNA.
TTCGCCGAGAACAGCGGCGAGTCGAGCGCGCCGTTCTCGACGACTTCGAGCATGTCCTCGATTTCGAGTGCCTGGTTCGCGCCGAAGGTCAGCGCCTCGGCGAGCGCGCCCATGGCGGTACCCAACAGGAGATTGACGAACAGCTTCATGCTGGTTCCCTGCCCGACCCCGCCACACCGGACGACGGGGTCACACATGGCCGATAGCACCGGCTCGACGTCGTCGATCACGTCGCCGTCGCCGCCGGCGAGTCCGACGAGCGTCCCCTCGCGGGCCGGGCCGACCGTCCCCGAGACGGGGCAGTCGAGAAAGCGGCCACCGTGCTCGCGGACGGCCTCGGCCGCCGCCAGCGTCTCGTCGCGACCGATCGTGCTCATCTGGACGACCGTCGTCGTCTCGTCTAGCCCCGCCAGGATACCGAAGTCCCGTTCGAGGACCTCGCCGACGGCCGTGCCGTCGGTGACGATCAGACAGACCACGTCGACGCGCTCGGTGAGGTGTTTCGGCGAGTCGGCGACGCTGACGCCCGCCTCGGCGAAGGGGCGCTCTCGCTCGGTCGTCCGGTTGTACACGGTGAGGTCGAACCCCGCGTCGTCGAGGTTCCAGGCCATCGGCGCACCCATCGCACCGAGGCCGACGAAACCGACAGATCGTGCCATGTCACCGGGTTCGGTCGCCGGGGACTTCAAAACAGGGCCGGGAAAGAGTTTTGAGCCCCGCGCGAGCATGTCAACTCGAATGATGGACCAGAGCCACGACCGGCAGCTGCGGGCGGAGCTGTATCTACGGGGGGACACCTACGGGACCTACGACGCCCAGCGGGACGTGTTACAGCGGGTCCACGAACTCGAAACCGAGAACGTGATCGACGAGTCGAGCGTCGCCGACGAGTGGCAGCGCATCCGGACCCTGAACGAGGATCGCCGCGACGGCGCACTTGCCACCTACGACGAGTTCGCGGCCTGGGCACAGCGAAACGACTACGCGCTAGAGCCCGCGTTCGAACGACGGGCGCGGTCCTACGTCGGCCTCAGTCGGGTCGACGACGTCGTCGTCTTCCCGGTCGTCTCGCTGGCGATCTACGAGCGCGACCGGCTCCAGGCGGTCTTTCCGTGCTCGGACGGCGAGCGAAACTACCGCGTCCAGGACTGCCTGGACGCGTTCGAACGCGGCGACGAGCGGTGGCTCACGCAGTTCGACACGGTGACCGTCGACCGCACCGCGCCGCGGCTCGAACCGGGACTGGACGCCTGATCTACAGGAGCTACTGATACGGATGGTTGTAGGCGTTTACCCAGTCGACCGCACGACGGCGTGCGGTCGATCTGGTAAAGACCTACAACTTTCCGTATGAGAGACGCACTCGCACGACGACAGTACGAGCGCCGCCGTGCTTATTGGAACCGATAGCCAAAGCTACGTATGGACGAGCCACCGCTGCATCCCCGCGTCGAGACCGTGGCCGAGGACATCGAGACCATGGAGACCCGCGGGGCGGCGACGATCGCCGACGCGGCGGCGTCGGCACTGGTCACACAGGCAGCGGAGAGCCGGGCCGAGACGCCGGCAGCGTTTCGCG
It encodes the following:
- a CDS encoding NAD(P)-dependent oxidoreductase, with the protein product MARSVGFVGLGAMGAPMAWNLDDAGFDLTVYNRTTERERPFAEAGVSVADSPKHLTERVDVVCLIVTDGTAVGEVLERDFGILAGLDETTTVVQMSTIGRDETLAAAEAVREHGGRFLDCPVSGTVGPAREGTLVGLAGGDGDVIDDVEPVLSAMCDPVVRCGGVGQGTSMKLFVNLLLGTAMGALAEALTFGANQALEIEDMLEVVENGALDSPLFSAKGQQIRTDDYDSRFPVDYQFKDLDLALDAAGDARVPMQLTAAARELFSGARAAGLGDRDMAAVVEPLAEQTGISLSSDD
- a CDS encoding HTH domain-containing protein, whose amino-acid sequence is MDQSHDRQLRAELYLRGDTYGTYDAQRDVLQRVHELETENVIDESSVADEWQRIRTLNEDRRDGALATYDEFAAWAQRNDYALEPAFERRARSYVGLSRVDDVVVFPVVSLAIYERDRLQAVFPCSDGERNYRVQDCLDAFERGDERWLTQFDTVTVDRTAPRLEPGLDA